The DNA window AAATCGGCTTGAGGACATCAGTTTTCGAGGGCGAGCGCCGACTGCTGAGCGGCAGCGATGCCTGGCTTGCCCTCTGGTTCGCCACGACGACACAAGAGCCCGATGGCTGGTCTCGATCCCTAAGTTGGTGCGACACCTGGGACCGTATCAGTCCGATGATCGCCGAGTACATCAACACCGCCGCCACTTTTGTTTCCTGTCAACCACATCGGCGCGGTGAGGATTCTGACCTGATCGCAGCCTACAACCGCTGGGAAACGAACGTCCAAGGCGGAGTCCGGCAGCGCATCGCCACAATCATGCAAGCCGCCACCGGATCCGATTAGATCTCCGATGCCCTCTGCGGTTTCAGGTGCCTACGCCGCCACGGCACTTCCAGCGGGCCCGGGTCGACGGGACTCACATGCCTGGGTGCGCAGCGCGGCGATCGCAAGGGTCGTGATGCGCTCGACCGCCGTTTCCTCGGATGCGAGCGTGGCGGCGATTTCACCGAGTTCGGTGTCGATCCTGGCCGCCAGCTGCAGCGCGCGTTCGGCCAGTCGGGCCTTTCGGGGGTCGATCTGGCGCGGTTCGATCAGGAAGTACCGCAGCAGCGTTTCGCGGGCCGCGGGAGCGTCGGACCCTCGCTGTCCATCCGCTAGCTGCGCCGCCGCCGAAAGCACGATGCGCAGCATGACGTCGACCTCGTCGACATCAGCTGCGTCGTCGTTCGTGCCCGCAGCACGCTTGAGCCCCTCGGGGTCAAGCACGTCGCGGCCCTGCCGCTGCTGTCGCGTCTTGAAGAGGTCCTTGGCAGCGTTGTCCACCGTTGCCCGCCCGTAAGCGAATCCGGCACGCAGTTCCGGGTTGTTGCGGAACTGCGCGGCGATTTTCAGCAGCGCGGTCCCGACGATGTCGTCGGCATCCTGGCCGAAACGTGCTGCGGCATAGCTCCTCAGAGCCGTCAAGTGGGTGCGGACGAAGTGGGTGGCCCGCTCGGCGGCGTCGTCGTCGAGCCGTGTCGCTCTGGCGTTCTTGGCCCGCGTCGACTCGACGACCGTAGCCGCCAACGCATCGACGTCAGCGAGGATCAGCCGGAGATACCCCTCGACCGACTCGCCGGCCCCGGAGCGGGCGTGCACGTTCTCCGCATGCGGGCGCACGTGTCCGACGACGAACCCGCGAAGCTGGCGGCGGTCAATCCCCTCACCGGAATCGACCAGCCTCGCCGCGGCATTCGTCACCGGGATGCGGGCCAACTGCACCGCGGCGGCCAACGGGGCGAGCGCCACCGCCAGCGCAGCGGCCATCGGGCCGTACACGACCGGCATATCCGCCGACTTGGCGAATGACCGAACCGGCGCGAACTCTTCCGGTCGCACGCCGATCACGTCCAGCACAGATACCGCGTGGGCCGACAGCGCTTCACGCTGGCGCCGACCGCCCGTCTTGAACAACTCGGTGATCAGCTGCTGAGTCGTCTTGGCCAGGTCCAGCATCGTCACCTCGAGGTTCGGATGGGCGGCCAACCAGGCTTCGGCCACCTGACGTGAGACCTGCTCCCACGTCGTTAGCTCGCCGTCGCCACGGAACTCGAATTCGAACGCAGTCATAGTGATCCCCTCCACCTGGAGCCGGCCCGGTGCCGACCCTCAAGGTGGAGGGTTTCAACCACTGTTTTTGCAGGTCGCGAAGAAAACGACCGGTCGGTCGCCGAAAAAGCGACCCGCCTGGAGAGGCTGTGTCACCAGCCGTCAGACAGGCCAGACGCCAGTCGCTCAAGATTCGCTGCCGGTCTCTAGTCGGAGCGTTCGAGAACGTCCTTCAGGCGGAGCGCCATATCCTCCACCGCGGGGAGTGAGTGCCAGAACGCATGGTGACCGGGCACGCTCAGTTCGGCGGTGGCAACGCCCCGCTGGCGCATCGCACTCAGGACTGCCTCGCAATCGGCCGCCGATAGCACACTGCGATCGCCACGCACGATGACCACTTGACGCGGAGTGACGTCGGTACGCAGGTCGCCGCCCAGCGCGCCTCGCCTCAATGCGGCGCCCAGAAGAAGCAGGTCGAGGTGGCGACGCGTCGGCGGCCGTACACCCGGGCGCATTTCCCATGGAGCGACCGCGCCGTTGAGCGCATCGTTGGTGGCGATGTAGTCGGCGATCCAGCGGTCCTCTCGATAGGTAGCCGCAACCAAGCGTCTGGTCTTCCACCGGTCTAGGGCAACGGGCTCAACGAGCACCAGGTCGTTGATCGACCATCCCTGAGCCGCAGCGCCTTTCGCCATCGTCGTCGCCACGGAGGCGCCCATACTGTATCCGAGGAACGACAGCGCCCGATCCGACTCGCCATCGAGCACTGTCGCCGCCGCCGCAAACATCCGAGCGGCCAGTGGACCGAAATCGCCGCCAAGCAACGCCCGACGCTCACCTGGCAAGAGTCGAGAACCGGCCACCCCGAAACCCGGCACTTCGACGACGATCAGTCTCGCGCGCAGCGTCCGCGCGAGGAGTTGAAATCGCTGCAACTCGAATTCTTCGATCCACGACTGGAAACCCTGGACGACGACGAACGTCTGACCCCCGGCGTGGGCTCGCGCGTCGATCACCGCCACGAGGATTCGCGATCCGGGATCGCCCGTTGGTTGGTGGACGTACGTCGACCAGCCGGGAATCCGGTCAGTACACATCGTCCTTGGGTTTCCGCTTCTCGTTGGCCCGGTAGTACGCGAGCGCCGACCGCACGTCCGGTTGGGTGAAGAAGGTCTGCCAGTCGCCGCTCTGCACGAAGTCCAGCACGGGGTTGTGCTCGTCCCAGTGCTTCGAACTTTCGACATGGTCGATATTCGGCCAACCGCTGACATCACGGTTGAAAGCCTGCAGGATGTCACTGAGCGCCAGCTGCCATCGGCGCATGGCCCGACAATAGATGTCGAACTCCAGCGTTTGCCGGCCGAAGCGAGCATTCAACCTGCGGGCGAATTCCGCTCGTGTGCCGATCCGCGGGCAGTATCGGTATTCGGCCAGCCA is part of the Mycolicibacterium tusciae JS617 genome and encodes:
- a CDS encoding alpha/beta fold hydrolase, yielding MCTDRIPGWSTYVHQPTGDPGSRILVAVIDARAHAGGQTFVVVQGFQSWIEEFELQRFQLLARTLRARLIVVEVPGFGVAGSRLLPGERRALLGGDFGPLAARMFAAAATVLDGESDRALSFLGYSMGASVATTMAKGAAAQGWSINDLVLVEPVALDRWKTRRLVAATYREDRWIADYIATNDALNGAVAPWEMRPGVRPPTRRHLDLLLLGAALRRGALGGDLRTDVTPRQVVIVRGDRSVLSAADCEAVLSAMRQRGVATAELSVPGHHAFWHSLPAVEDMALRLKDVLERSD